A single window of Triplophysa rosa linkage group LG20, Trosa_1v2, whole genome shotgun sequence DNA harbors:
- the LOC130571650 gene encoding uncharacterized protein LOC130571650: MRSLIIIFLLATCLFHTSRCMQVTESGYSFPLAVKTLKKLMESDMSTNPLDTYSESASLCTNPKLPREFAVVYEKNDTGTISQNLASDRHTGALDCNHPNCDSKEAITARAVKIITADPCEICANAACTGCL, translated from the exons ATGAGATCGCTGATAATCATCTTCCTCCTGGCCACATGCCTCTTTCACACCTCACGATGTATGCAGGTTACG GAAAGTGGGTACAGTTTTCCCCTGGCAGTGAAGACCCTGAAAAAGCTTATGGAGTCTGACATGAGTACAAACCCTCTTGATACCTACAGCGAATCAGCATCGTTGTGTACCAACCCTAAACTGCCAAGAGAGTTCGCAGTGGTGTATGAAAAAAATGACACTGGCACAATCTCCCAAAATCTGG CATCAGACAGACATACAGGAGCGCTGGACTGTAATCACCCTAACTGCGACTCCAAAGAAGCCATTACGGCTCGAGCT GTTAAAATCATCACCGCTGACCCCTGTGAGATCTGTGCCAATGCTGCCTGCACTGGCTGTCTATGA
- the si:ch211-220m17.5 gene encoding guanylin family protein: protein MKTILSVTLMVMALCLISVSETVQVQEGEFSFSLESVKVLQQMTAQPRTQNPRLAKTSYYSVCASPTLPQEMVPLCMQKGATLSFARLASVPVDVCEICAFAACTGC from the exons ATGAAGACGATTCTGTCCGTTACGCTCATGGTTATGGCTCTTTGCCTGATCTCGGTCTCTGAGACTGTCCAGGTCCAG GAAGGCGAATTTTCCTTTTCATTAGAATCTGTAAAAGTTCTGCAGCAGATGACCGCCCAACCTCGAACACAAAACCCACGTCTGGCCAAGACAAGCTACTATTCTGTGTGTGCCAGTCCGACCCTGCCGCAGGAGATGGTGCCCCTGTGCATGCAGAAAGGAGCAACATTGTCTTTTGCTAGACTTG CTTCAGTGCCTGTGGATGTCTGTGAAATATGTGCTTTTGCTGCTTGTACCGGATGCTAA
- the nmur3 gene encoding neuromedin-U receptor 2: MALSCLCEPVNGSEQDFVFCNSITFNFTGNESGRCHLQTLDEVLFRLLGSRRSPFFFPVTFTYIFIFVTGVVGNLLTCTVIVKDRKMRTPSNLYLFSLAISDLLVLLFGMPLEIYELWQNYPFPFGESICYFKVFLFEMVCFASVLNVTVLSVERYIAVVHPLKTRYAITNKHAQRVISGVWAMSLFCAIPNTSLHGLQYHYLPEKVLESATCNLLKPKWMYNLVIQVTTILFYFVPMMVISVLYLMIGLTLGRGQRQKKSKQDKQHGNDSWKIHLDRGRRRQVTKMHFVVVLVFAICWAPFHIDRLLWSFITSWTDHMHNIFEYVHIISGVLFYLSSAVNPIIYNLLSSRFRERFQTLVCRPLASSSSRNDSVPFYIINKDPTTDVQCPG; the protein is encoded by the exons ATGGCCCTGAGCTGCCTTTGTGAGCCTGTAAATGGTTCCGAGCAGGACTTTGTCTTCTGCAACAGCATCACATTTAACTTTACCGGCAACGAAAGCGGACGCTGTCACCTTCAGACCCTGGATGAGGTTTTGTTTAGGCTTCTGGGCTCTAGACGATCTCCATTCTTCTTTCCTGTAACCTTTACGTACATTTTCATCTTTGTCACAGGAGTCGTGGGAAACCTCTTGACCTGCACCGTAATCGTTAAAGACAGGAAGATGCGAACACCTTCTAACCTCTACCTCTTCAGCTTGGCCATCTCAGACCTGCTTGTGCTTTTGTTCGGGATGCCCCTGGAGATCTATGAACTTTGGCAGAACTACCCCTTCCCTTTCGGGGAAAGCATCTGCTACTTCAAAGTCTTCTTGTTTGAGATGGTGTGCTTTGCATCCGTGCTCAATGTCACAGTGCTGAGCGTGGAACGCTACATAGCCGTGGTGCACCCGCTCAAAACCCGCTACGCCATAACTAATAAGCATGCCCAGCGGGTTATCTCTGGCGTTTGGGCCATGTCACTGTTCTGTGCCATTCCGAACACGTCGCTCCATGGTTTGCAGTATCACTATCTTCCAGAGAAGGTGCTGGAGTCGGCCACGTGCAACCTGCTGAAGCCCAAATGGATGTACAACTTGGTGATCCAGGTCACCactatactgttttattttgtccCCATGATGGTGATCAGCGTGTTGTATCTGATGATTGGTCTGACACTGGGAAGGGGACAGAGGCAGAAAAAAAGCAAACAGGACAAACAACATGGCAATGACAGCTGGAAAATTCATTTGGATCGTGGACGGAGAAGGCAGGTCACCAAGATGCACT TCGTGGTGGTGTTAGTCTTTGCCATCTGCTGGGCTCCGTTCCACATCGACCGACTGTTGTGGAGCTTCATCACGAGTTGGACGGACCACATGCATAACATATTCGAGTATGTGCACATAATCTCGGGCGTGCTCTTCTATCTCAGCTCCGCGGTTAACCCTATCATCTACAACCTGCTCTCCAGTCGCTTCCGCGAACGCTTTCAAACGCTGGTGTGCCGCCCCCTGGCATCGAGCTCTTCTCGTAATGATTCAGTTCCTTTCTACATCATCAACAAAGACCCCACCACTGATGTTCAGTGTCCAGGGTGA
- the lactbl1b gene encoding putative beta-lactamase-like 1 isoform X1, with product MLPSRWPCSRLDNGVSQGSLTEMGGMGSKVVLRETSVDEVQPQVSEKMSVDSSHSNNLTPSPALAIDGLTKTSKMKVKWTQLGLIFFLLLSVIMTSCFIWQYQLPKLEPDGNLDGNSRSERMCPRFPEPTTLEHPIPTLKEALEKVDFMLRNSINPISLPALSAIVIYNDTVLWTGNFGKRNGSDLNSPPPNEYTIYRIASLSKLFPTLMLYRLWEDGKVGSLDDPLEKYVDIFTIKNPLGKSKDSELKYVTDGLIFLDSGEVQIRSSSVTLRRMASQLSGLPRRLRATNLLWKGKTQTAVSLLQDDVLVADPGTKCHYSNLAFSLLAHILAEKVVGVNYQRWIAENILGRLGMEDTGFDINPGIQSQMAVGVYSSGQTAPLYDLGWYRPSGQMYSTAADMAKLAMVLLGAYHRKLLEPDTLKIMLTPLFRCDKDYFANRTGTPWEVNEQLGYEVLRKDGDLDGYSATFSLVPRLKLGLVVLMAGTRPQNQDVVSKAYSYIIPAMERAFREARRILNPPPNPAPYVGFYTYGNITFYEIKVGTDGVLIMQQFGPQIEDLIPERYRTIKLNYLVDRVFRVVFEKEYPCALRLNTASVSLEAQDGQLFNFYVFDKNGLSPGFDAPGLNTYNVVRIARRPTFS from the exons AAATGGGGGGGATGGGGAGCAAGGTTGTCCTGAGGGAGACCTCTGTGGATGAAGTCCAGCCTCAG GTGTCAGAGAAAATGTCTGTGGATTCGTCACACTCCAATAATCTCACA CCTAGCCCGGCACTTGCCATAGATGGACTGACCAAAACTAGCAAGATGAAGGTGAAGTGGACTCAACTGGGCTTGATCTTTTTCTTGCTGTTATCTGTCATTATGACTTCTTGCTTCATCTGGCAGTACCAACTGCCCAAACTAGAGCCAG ATGGAAATCTTGATGGAAATTCCAGATCTGAACGAATGTGCCCTCGCTTTCCCGAGCCCACCACTCTGGAACACCCCATTCCTACTTTGAAAGAAGCACTTGAAAAG GTTGACTTTATGTTGCGCAACAGCATCAACCCTATCAGCCTGCCCGCGTTGTCTgctattgtaatttataatgacACAGTACTGTGGACTGGAAACTTTGGAAAGAGAAATGGGAGTGATCTAAACTCTCCACCACCAAATGAGTACACCATCTACAG AATTGCTAGTCTATCCAAGCTGTTTCCCACTTTGATGCTATATCGATTATGGGAGGATGGTAAGGTGGGCTCTCTGGATGACCCACTCGAAAAATATGTGGACATATTCACCATTAAGAACCCCCTGGGCAAAAGCAAAGACTCCGAACTGAAATATGTCACTGATGGCCTTATCTTTCTGGACAGCGGTGAGGTTCAAATTCGATCGTCCTCCGTAACACTAAGAAGAATGGCCAGCCAGCTTTCTG GTCTACCTCGAAGGCTTCGTGCAACTAACTTGTTATGGAAAGGAAAGACCCAAACTGCTGTCAGCCTCCTGCAAGATGATGTGCTTGTTGCAGATCCAGGAACTAA ATGTCACTACAGCAATCTGGCCTTCTCTTTGCTGGCCCACATACTGGCTGAAAAAGTAGTAGGTGTAAACTACCAGCGATGGATCGCTGAGAACATTCTGGGCAGGCTGGGAATGGAGGACACTGGTTTTGACATCAACCCTGGTATCCAGAGTCAAATGGCCGTGGGGGTCTACTCCAGTGGTCAGACGGCACCTCTGTATGACCTGGGTTGGTACCGTCCATCGGGCCAAATGTATTCCACGGCTGCCGACATGGCTAAATTAGCCATGGTGTTGCTGGGAGCCTATCACCGAAAGCTGCTGGAACCCGACACTCTCAAAATCATGCTAACTCCTCTTTTCCGCTGCGATAAAGACTACTTCGCCAACCGGACCGGAACTCCATGGGAGGTAAACGAACAGCTGGGATATGAAGTGCTCCGCAAAGATGGAGATTTAGACGGATACTCCGCAACTTTCTCTTTGGTCCCTCGCCTCAAGCTAGGCTTGGTGGTGCTAATGGCGGGCACGAGGCCACAGAaccaagacgttgtgtcgaaggCTTACTCGTATATAATTCCAGCCATGGAGAGAGCTTTCAGGGAAGCCAGGCGTATTTTGAATCCACCACCCAACCCCGCACCATACGTGGGCTTTTACACTTACGGCAACATTACTTTTTATGAGATTAAAGTAGGGACAGATGGCGTCTTGATCATGCAGCAGTTTGGACCTCAAATAGAAGATCTCATCCCCGAGCGTTATCGGACCATAAAATTGAATTACCTAGTGGACCGGGTTTTCAGAGTGGTGTTTGAGAAAGAATACCCCTGTGCGTTACGTCTCAACACAGCATCGGTCTCGCTTGAAGCTCAGGATGGGCAGCTTTTTAATTTCTACGTCTTTGACAAGAATGGGCTTTCTCCAGGATTTGATGCTCCGGGGCTTAACACGTATAATGTGGTTCGAATAGCCCGCAGACCCACATTCTCCTAA
- the lactbl1b gene encoding putative beta-lactamase-like 1 isoform X2, protein MKVKWTQLGLIFFLLLSVIMTSCFIWQYQLPKLEPDGNLDGNSRSERMCPRFPEPTTLEHPIPTLKEALEKVDFMLRNSINPISLPALSAIVIYNDTVLWTGNFGKRNGSDLNSPPPNEYTIYRIASLSKLFPTLMLYRLWEDGKVGSLDDPLEKYVDIFTIKNPLGKSKDSELKYVTDGLIFLDSGEVQIRSSSVTLRRMASQLSGLPRRLRATNLLWKGKTQTAVSLLQDDVLVADPGTKCHYSNLAFSLLAHILAEKVVGVNYQRWIAENILGRLGMEDTGFDINPGIQSQMAVGVYSSGQTAPLYDLGWYRPSGQMYSTAADMAKLAMVLLGAYHRKLLEPDTLKIMLTPLFRCDKDYFANRTGTPWEVNEQLGYEVLRKDGDLDGYSATFSLVPRLKLGLVVLMAGTRPQNQDVVSKAYSYIIPAMERAFREARRILNPPPNPAPYVGFYTYGNITFYEIKVGTDGVLIMQQFGPQIEDLIPERYRTIKLNYLVDRVFRVVFEKEYPCALRLNTASVSLEAQDGQLFNFYVFDKNGLSPGFDAPGLNTYNVVRIARRPTFS, encoded by the exons ATGAAGGTGAAGTGGACTCAACTGGGCTTGATCTTTTTCTTGCTGTTATCTGTCATTATGACTTCTTGCTTCATCTGGCAGTACCAACTGCCCAAACTAGAGCCAG ATGGAAATCTTGATGGAAATTCCAGATCTGAACGAATGTGCCCTCGCTTTCCCGAGCCCACCACTCTGGAACACCCCATTCCTACTTTGAAAGAAGCACTTGAAAAG GTTGACTTTATGTTGCGCAACAGCATCAACCCTATCAGCCTGCCCGCGTTGTCTgctattgtaatttataatgacACAGTACTGTGGACTGGAAACTTTGGAAAGAGAAATGGGAGTGATCTAAACTCTCCACCACCAAATGAGTACACCATCTACAG AATTGCTAGTCTATCCAAGCTGTTTCCCACTTTGATGCTATATCGATTATGGGAGGATGGTAAGGTGGGCTCTCTGGATGACCCACTCGAAAAATATGTGGACATATTCACCATTAAGAACCCCCTGGGCAAAAGCAAAGACTCCGAACTGAAATATGTCACTGATGGCCTTATCTTTCTGGACAGCGGTGAGGTTCAAATTCGATCGTCCTCCGTAACACTAAGAAGAATGGCCAGCCAGCTTTCTG GTCTACCTCGAAGGCTTCGTGCAACTAACTTGTTATGGAAAGGAAAGACCCAAACTGCTGTCAGCCTCCTGCAAGATGATGTGCTTGTTGCAGATCCAGGAACTAA ATGTCACTACAGCAATCTGGCCTTCTCTTTGCTGGCCCACATACTGGCTGAAAAAGTAGTAGGTGTAAACTACCAGCGATGGATCGCTGAGAACATTCTGGGCAGGCTGGGAATGGAGGACACTGGTTTTGACATCAACCCTGGTATCCAGAGTCAAATGGCCGTGGGGGTCTACTCCAGTGGTCAGACGGCACCTCTGTATGACCTGGGTTGGTACCGTCCATCGGGCCAAATGTATTCCACGGCTGCCGACATGGCTAAATTAGCCATGGTGTTGCTGGGAGCCTATCACCGAAAGCTGCTGGAACCCGACACTCTCAAAATCATGCTAACTCCTCTTTTCCGCTGCGATAAAGACTACTTCGCCAACCGGACCGGAACTCCATGGGAGGTAAACGAACAGCTGGGATATGAAGTGCTCCGCAAAGATGGAGATTTAGACGGATACTCCGCAACTTTCTCTTTGGTCCCTCGCCTCAAGCTAGGCTTGGTGGTGCTAATGGCGGGCACGAGGCCACAGAaccaagacgttgtgtcgaaggCTTACTCGTATATAATTCCAGCCATGGAGAGAGCTTTCAGGGAAGCCAGGCGTATTTTGAATCCACCACCCAACCCCGCACCATACGTGGGCTTTTACACTTACGGCAACATTACTTTTTATGAGATTAAAGTAGGGACAGATGGCGTCTTGATCATGCAGCAGTTTGGACCTCAAATAGAAGATCTCATCCCCGAGCGTTATCGGACCATAAAATTGAATTACCTAGTGGACCGGGTTTTCAGAGTGGTGTTTGAGAAAGAATACCCCTGTGCGTTACGTCTCAACACAGCATCGGTCTCGCTTGAAGCTCAGGATGGGCAGCTTTTTAATTTCTACGTCTTTGACAAGAATGGGCTTTCTCCAGGATTTGATGCTCCGGGGCTTAACACGTATAATGTGGTTCGAATAGCCCGCAGACCCACATTCTCCTAA